The proteins below are encoded in one region of Juglans microcarpa x Juglans regia isolate MS1-56 chromosome 4D, Jm3101_v1.0, whole genome shotgun sequence:
- the LOC121259772 gene encoding trihelix transcription factor GTL2-like, translating into MFDGVPDQFHHFIASSRTTLPLPLSFPLHAAAASNPSQNITFPPYDHYEPPPPNSHHHQAALALHPTLLQPLHHQSPTHKDHEEKEENNLVSVNLDIERERSIQVQQPIDPAWTNEEVIALLRIRSSMENWFPEFTWEHVSRKLAELGFKRSAAKCKEKFDEESRYFNSNINYGKSYRFFCELEELYHGNQNPDDHVGTEKNGQKMEKPSHDQGGQEDHNLGQSLEADHSRDGIVGEHFKDIGTETVAGKAKRKKRKRKKFEMLKGLCEKIVSKMMAQQEEMHHKLLEDLVKRDEEKVAKEEAWKKQEMDRMNRELEIMSHEQAIAGDRQATIIEFLKQIASSSFASQYFNEERHDIQADSLKVTKSSNSYPPSTTSSSLIQAPNPNPASHINNQNTVEAPQLSFAMDHQGHQNSSSLSTKGNSITPTSITKTLARHQNPSLNTLAPNTPEVPTSTSPTLPLSSQNPNSPNTQSKPLTPISTSTHKDSPNSIANIVKDDLGKRWPRDEVLALINLRCSLYNNGEDKELGAKGPLWERISQGMLELGYKRSGKRCKEKWENINKYFRKTKDVNKKRSLDSRTCPYFHQLSTLYNQGTLVIASSEGPENHLISSSTTTAPENHLPLPDIGLNSSQGMSSSLNSTILQVAEGEKNMVQAQSFDFELI; encoded by the exons ATGTTTGATGGAGTACCGGACCAGTTCCACCATTTCATAGCCTCATCAAGAACcactctccctcttcctctctcctttCCTCTTCATGCCGCCGCCGCCTCTAATCCCTCCCAAAATATTACCTTCCCTCCCTATGATCATTACGAGCCACCTCCTCCAAATTCTCATCATCATCAGGCCGCCTTAGCCCTCCACCCAACCCTTTTGCAGCCATTGCACCACCAATCTCCCACCCACAAAGATcatgaagagaaagaagaaaacaacttGGTGTCTGTGAATTTAGACATTGAAAGAGAGAGATCCATACAGGTACAGCAGCCAATCGACCCAGCTTGGACTAACGAAGAAGTGATTGCACTGTTGAGAATCAGATCTAGCATGGAGAATTGGTTCCCGGAGTTCACTTGGGAACATGTCTCAAG GAAGTTAGCAGAGCTTGGGTTCAAGAGGAGTGCTGCGAAGTGCAAGGAAAAGTTTGACGAGGAAAGTAGATATTTCAATAGCAACATTAACTACGGCAAGAGTTACAGGTTTTTCTGTGAGCTTGAGGAGCTCTATCATGGAAACCAAAACCCTGATGATCATGTTGGGACCGAAAAGAACGGACAAAAGATGGAAAAGCCAAGTCATGATCAAGGGGGCCAAGAAGATCATAACTTGGGGCAGAGTTTGGAAGCAGATCATTCAAGAGATGGAATAGTTGGAGAACATTTCAAGGATATTGGTACTGAAACTGTGGCAGGAAaagcaaagagaaaaaagagaaagaggaagaagttTGAGATGCTCAAGGGTTTATGTGAGAAAATTGTGAGTAAGATGATGGCTCAACAAGAGGAGATGCATCATAAGCTTCTTGAAGATTTGGTGAAGAGAGATGAAGAAAAGGTTGCCAAAGAAGAAGCTTGGAAGAAGCAAGAGATGGATAGGATGAATAGGGAGCTTGAAATCATGTCACATGAACAGGCTATTGCAGGAGATAGACAGGCTACAATCATCGAGTTCTTGAAGCAAATCGCATCGAGTTCTTTCGCAAGCCAATATTTCAATGAAGAAAGACATGATATACAGGCCGATTCTCTTAAGGTAACAAAGAGTTCAAACTCATATCCTCCCAGTACTACTTCATCTTCCTTAATTCAAGCACCAAACCCTAATCCGGCTTCTCATATCAATAACCAAAATACAGTTGAAGCACCCCAGCTTTCATTTGCAATGGATCATCAAGGTCATCAGAATTCTAGCTCTCTTTCCACCAAAGGGAACTCGATCACACCCACTTCAATAACCAAAACCCTAGCACGTCATCAAAACCCTAGTCTAAATACTCTTGCCCCAAACACTCCAGAAGTACCCACTAGTACTTCACCTACTCTTCCCCTATcatcccaaaaccctaattctccgAATACCCAAAGCAAGCCACTTACACCCATTTCAACTTCAACACATAAAGACTCCCCAAACTCCATAGCCAATATTGTCAAAGATGACCTTGGAAAGAGATGGCCAAGAGATGAAGTTTTGGCACTTATAAACCTGAGATGCAGTCTCTATAACAATGGTGAGGACAAGGAATTAGGAGCCAAGGGTCCTCTATGGGAGAGAATCTCACAAGGGATGCTGGAGTTGGGTTACAAGAGGAGTGGAAAGAGGTGCAAAGAGAAATGGGAGAACATAAATAAGTATTTCAGGAAAACCAAGGATGTTAACAAAAAGAGGTCCCTTGACTCTAGAACATGCCCTTATTTTCATCAGTTGAGTACTTTGTACAATCAAGGAACTCTTGTTATAGCATCTTCCGAAGGGCCGGAAAACCACTTgatcagtagtagtactactaccgCACCGGAAAACCACTTGCCTCTGCCGGACATTGgcctcaattcatctcaaggCATGTCTAGCAGCCTTAACTCCACAATATTGCAAGTTGCTGAAGGTGAGAAAAATATGGTTCAAGCACAATCTTTTGATTTTGAGTTGatctaa